The following proteins are co-located in the Cydia fagiglandana chromosome 2, ilCydFagi1.1, whole genome shotgun sequence genome:
- the LOC134672372 gene encoding WAS/WASL-interacting protein family member 1-like, which translates to MIARTLVLKVLHASLLVSSVLSEDVRAKRQAGYVYNRPSISFDLPPRTTGASTQGTQAPNVDRTLGGAQQMFYAYPAAPAGGSVDIGYSTTGSTAGTTATTAGGYSYGGAQAGAGGGGGYGGGGGVGGGGSGGGGGSAAAGYSYDAPSTAAPRPSPTPGTPGTVSTNAPEYLPPIGGESVSIGGSSGGYTSPTPGSSPTPGTSPTPGTSPTPAPTPTASYLPPNPSTPAPPPPPSSSVPPPPPPPGQDPGAGYFLPIPSPSFPPPTGTPPTAGTPPPPPPTAGYLPPVSSPAPTPGTVSTPAPTYLPPVFKK; encoded by the coding sequence ATGATTGCAAGAACATTGGTTTTAAAAGTTCTACACGCTTCGCTTCTAGTATCGAGTGTCCTTTCCGAAGATGTCCGAGCGAAGCGGCAAGCCGGGTACGTGTATAATAGACCGAGTATATCCTTCGATCTGCCTCCTCGGACAACCGGGGCATCTACACAAGGCACTCAAGCCCCTAATGTTGACAGGACACTAGGTGGAGCGCAACAGATGTTTTACGCGTACCCGGCGGCGCCCGCGGGCGGCTCCGTGGACATAGGGTACTCCACCACGGGTTCCACTGCTGGGACCACAGCGACAACGGCTGGGGGCTACAGCTATGGAGGGGCGCAAGCGGGAGCAGGAGGAGGCGGAGGCTACGGTGGAGGTGGCGGCGTAGGCGGAGGCGGTAGTGGCGGCGGCGGAGGTAGTGCAGCTGCTGGGTATTCTTACGACGCACCAAGTACTGCAGCTCCACGGCCAAGCCCAACACCAGGAACACCAGGCACGGTATCTACTAACGCTCCGGAGTACTTGCCACCTATCGGGGGTGAAAGTGTCTCAATAGGCGGAAGTTCAGGGGGTTACACTAGCCCTACTCCAGGATCTAGCCCGACTCCCGGCACGAGCCCAACACCTGGGACGAGCCCGACGCCAGCGCCCACTCCGACCGCCTCGTATCTGCCGCCTAACCCTTCCACTCCAGCCCCACCCCCTCCTCCATCCAGCTCGGTGCCACCACCACCGCCTCCTCCAGGGCAGGATCCAGGCGCCGGATATTTTCTACCGATTCCTTCCCCTTCATTCCCGCCTCCAACCGGTACTCCGCCTACAGCCGGGACCCCACCGCCACCTCCCCCAACAGCTGGATACTTGCCTCCGGTCTCGTCACCCGCGCCAACTCCCGGCACCGTGTCCACCCCAGCTCCTACGTACTTGCCACCAGtatttaagaaataa
- the LOC134674355 gene encoding F-box/LRR-repeat protein fbxl-1-like — translation MVHLEMTGVQQCCSTLTINDLPNELLIYIFSKIDFESLLAVAKVCMRWQQLCLTPCVWDNTRLIVCMKNYVRISENIVPFVAKYLKNVKLQYFKLYSQVRASLISYCPNLTRLEISISQVDSCIFDDLQYWPNLKFLSFRNSLIVQNPENANGNFVYHLPFEKLKNLETLVLSNFALTHSSLYSMLECSSLVSINMEKMKNIPADFLESLLRTKQATLEALYIYGDTLNDDIVRYISNCKALQVLHVMTCKTLFDSSLLHLNRLKNLRSLKLRHGYFSTTALLGYFTNNVFQHLTYLSLSRCPHVTMQVARAIKASAPNLEEMSFYLCPFICAPGFNRGELENMFNIQLLLD, via the coding sequence ATGGTGCACCTGGAGATGACGGGGGTCCAACAATGCTGCAGCACATTAACTATAAATGATCTGCCCAATGAACTGCTCATATACATTTTTTCTAAAATAGATTTTGAATCACTGTTGGCCGTAGCAAAAGTTTGTATGAGATGGCAACAACTCTGTCTGACCCCATGTGTGTGGGACAACACGCGCCTCATTGTGTGCATGAAAAACTATGTGAGGATAAGTGAAAACATTGTGCCTTTTGTAgcaaagtatttaaaaaatgtaaaattacagTATTTCAAGTTGTATTCACAAGTAAGGGCTTCCCTCATTAGCTACTGTCCTAACTTGACTCGTCTAGAAATTAGCATATCTCAAGTTGATAGTTGTATATTTGATGATCTACAATACTGGcctaatttaaaatttttgagtttccgTAATTCTTTAATAGTACAAAACCCAGAGAATGCAAATGGGAATTTTGTTTACCACTTGCCATTTGAGAAATTAAAGAATCTTGAAACTTTGGTTCTCTCAAATTTTGCCCTTACACATAGCAGCCTTTACAGCATGCTGGAATGTAGCAGTTTAGTCAGTATTAATatggaaaaaatgaaaaatatccCTGCAGATTTCTTAGAATCCTTGTTGAGGACCAAGCAAGCTACTCTTGAAGCATTGTACATTTATGGAGACACATTGAATGATGATATAGTTCGCTACATATCCAACTGCAAGGCGCTACAGGTTCTGCATGTCATGACGTGCAAAACCCTGTTTGATTCCAGTCTGTTGCACTTAAACAGGTTAAAAAACTTACGATCACTCAAATTGCGACACGGGTATTTTTCAACCACAGCTTTACTTggttattttacaaataatgtgTTCCAACACTTGACTTACCTGAGTCTCTCCCGCTGCCCGCATGTCACCATGCAGGTTGCCCGGGCCATCAAAGCAAGTGCACCCAATCTTGAGGAAATGTCATTCTATTTGTGCCCATTTATTTGCGCTCCGGGTTTTAACCGAGGAGAGTTAGAAAATATGTTCAATATACAACTACTCCTTGACTAA